Proteins encoded in a region of the Podarcis muralis chromosome 6, rPodMur119.hap1.1, whole genome shotgun sequence genome:
- the SERPINE2 gene encoding glia-derived nexin, producing MNGRLPLLFAALISACLCFPPSPLSLEELGSDIGIQVFNQLVKSRPKENVVVSPHGIASVLGMLQLGADGKTKKQLTTVMRYSVNGVGKVLKKINKAIVSKKNKDLVSIANAVFAKSGLKLEVPFVSRNNEVFQCNVKSVNFEDQNTASDTINQWVRNETKGMIDGIVSPDSLDSELTRLVLVNAVYFKGLWKSRFQPENTKKRTFNGADGKTYQVPMLAQLSVFRCGTTSTPNDLWYNIIELPYHGESISMLIALPTESTTPLSAIIPHISTKTIQSWMTTMVQKRVQVILPKFTAEAETDLKEPLQELGIRDMFDQSKANFAKITRTGNIHVSQILQKAKIEVSEDGTKASAATTAILIARSSPPWFVVDRPFVFFIRHNPTGAVLFMGQVNKP from the exons ATGAACGGGCGTCTTCCTCTCCTCTTTGCTGCCTTGATTTCTGCGTGCCTTTGCTTCCCACCAAGTCCTCTGTCTCTTGAGGAACTGGGCTCAGACATTGGGATCCAAGTTTTCAATCAGCTGGTCAAAAGCAGGCCGAAGGAGAATGTTGTGGTTTCCCCGCATGGAATTGCATCCGTACTTGGAATGCTTCAACTTGGAGCCGATGGCAAGACAAAGAAACAGCTAACAACCGTGATGAGATACAGCGTAAATG GAGTTGGCAAAGTACTGAAGAAGATAAACAAAGCCATAGTCTCAAAGAAGAATAAAGATCTTGTCTCAATTGCAAATGCTGTCTTTGCAAAAAGTGGCTTGAAACTGGAAGTGCCTTTTGTTTCAAGAAACAATGAAGTCTTTCAGTGCAATGTTAAGAGTGTGAACTTTGAGGACCAGAACACTGCATCTGATACTATCAACCAGTGGGTCAGAAATGAGACCAAGG GTATGATAGACGGCATCGTATCTCCGGATTCTCTTGATAGTGAGCTGACCAGATTGGTGCTGGTAAATGCAGTGTACTTTAAGGGACTATGGAAATCACGTTTCCAGCCAGAAAACACAAAAAAGCGAACATTTAACGGAGCTGATGGAAAGACTTACCAAGTGCCTATGCTGGCTCAGTTGTCAGTGTTCCGATGTG GCACAACAAGTACTCCTAATGACTTGTGGTACAATATCATTGAATTGCCATACCATGGTGAAAGTATCAGTATGCTGATTGCTCTGCCCACGGAAAGCACAACTCCTTTGTCTGCTATTATTCCTCACATTAGCACGAAAACGATACAGAGCTGGATGACGACTATGGTGCAGAAGAGAGTGCAGGTTATTTTACCCAA GTTTACTGCAGAGGCAGAAACAGACTTAAAGGAACCTTTACAGGAGCTTGGCATTCGAGATATGTTTGATCAGTCAAAGGCAAATTTTGCAAAAATAACAA GAACAGGAAACATTCATGTATCTCAGATCTTGCAAAAAGCAAAGATTGAAGTGAGtgaagatggaaccaaagcatcTGCAGCAACAA CTGCAATTTTAATAGCCAGGTCATCCCCACCTTGGTTTGTGGTAGACAGGCCATTTGTATTCTTCATACGACACAATCCTACAG